AGAAACAAGCACACAAAACAGAACAAACAAAAGTCGCCGTTGTCCACAGCGAGCAGcaaacagaagcagcaacaacaacagcatgaCTTTGGGCTATGAATAAAAGAACGAGAGAGCAAGATTGACAAAGAGAGCTGCTGTTGTGTGGGCTTCAAGAGTAGAATgggtatttattttgttgcatgcTTCAGCAAACGAttcttattgtattttgtacaGTATTCACGTATgcacaatatatataaaatattgaaatttagcCTACGGAATTATACGAATGAAtgtgaaacaataaaaaccaagGCACCCGCCATATGCAATGTAAATTTCAACTGctcaaccacaacagcaacaacaacaacagcagcaacagtcagcTTGTGTGGGCGATGTTTGGGGGGAATTGTGGTGGACTGCATGTGGAATCTGGACTGCGTTCTTTTAGGGGGGGATGATGGCTTGAATGTGGCTGCATAAAGTAAAGTGCGGCACTCGACATATTgaagcatattaattaaaaacattttcatttattaaaagagCAAGAGCCAGCCTccagcaacagctacaacaaagaggtagcaacaaacaaaagggAAGGGttcgcaaaataaatatgtttggcAAACTGGCAAAACTGGCTGTGGATGCAACTGGCAATAGGCTGgactttaaatgaaaatatgcaaaatttaaaaagtagcTTGGgagaaataaatacttattttataaCTGAACTAAGAACAGCTAAAACTTAACTATACTTGctagaaatactttttaataataaagattGTGCAGtgcaaaaacagaaaatatgaCTAAAATGtgtatatcaaatttaaaaaaaagttaatctTAACGATTTCccatatatcaaatttaaaaaaaagcaaatctTAACGATTTCCCATACCGGGAATTGAACCCGGGCCTCCCGGGTGAGAGCCGGGTATCCTAACCACTAGACAATATGGGATGGATGAAATCATGCAATTTAAAACATGGTTTGAAACCAAATATAAGATTAAAGACTTTAATTGGAATTTctataaatagaaaacaacgaaaataatataaaaatttcaattttaaatggaTTCTCttgaattcttaaaaaaaaatgcagacaAATCTTCACGAAGCACCTGCAATATATTCCGATCGTTTTATACTGATAATAATGTGAAAACTGTGTTGGACAAGTGCCTTTTCAATATCCATAGTTAAAGTATAAAATGACTTTCTCGCTATGCAATTAGAAGCGATACCCGTAAACCAAAAACGTTGGAGAatgttattcaaaattatagtAGACGTCGTAATATAGAACCTAGAGTTATCTAGGCTATTTGCAAACTACAACTATTGCTCAAAGCTAGCACAAATAATCCATGCGTAGACCTATCATTTGGAGTGTATGAGATAGAGCGTGAGACATAGAGAGGGAAAAACTTTTGGAGcccagagcagcagcagtaaagcGTACAATGGCTTTCAGTCGACGGGAGAATGGAGAGATGCTTCTCTTACATAGCACGATCAACAATTTGTCCCTAGttaattttcattgaatttcagCCGCAAGCTGAAGACGGGTTGCATTTTTATCTGGGAGACTGCATCGCTGCCTGCTAACAAATTACCCAACGTTGGCCATAATCGTAAGGCATACGAAGAGGCGACTGGAGACTGTAGACTGTAGAGTGTAGACTGCTGGCTGGAGACTGGAACACTGTAGACTACCGAATGGGAGACAGTGCAAAGTGGGACGTAACAAATATATGTAGTAccataacataaatttaaatgataatagcGAAAACATACATTGCCAGATACTTTGTTGCTAATTGCAGCTGAGGACGACTTTTTGCTCTAATTGAAATACAACACAGCAAGCTCAAGAGAGGGCCAGGCTAGGCCAAGCAGCAGCTATCAGCGGGGAGTATTCGATACTTGAACTTGTTTCTCTTTTGGCGCTACGCTAACTAGACGCCATTTATCATTCCGAACTGGGAAAACTCGATTTTCTACAGCCTCGTCGCGTTTGCAATGTGCGGTCCGCTCTTTAACTTTATTTCTTCACAgcgaaaattaattttaattatcaaaAGATTTCGCTGAAGCCCCCTTCAAacttctctcactctctctataTCTGCTCTGcaatcaatattaatatttgtgaCAGTTCCAGTTCCGTAACGAATTAATCTCAGTAGTTCTACATTATTTGTTAGGTCTTTTTTGTATCAAAttcgtattttaatttcttcgCTCAATGATGAGGCATCTAAGGTCAGAGCTCTACAGAGCTCACTTCAATCCGAGGAATGCAACCGTAACTCTCGATTCCACGGCTGCATTTATAGAGCAAATCGAAAGACGTTCCGCATTTCTGAAGCAacagttttgcattttcaacGAAAAGATGACAGCTCTGCAACAATCGATAAATCGCAATTACTGTGAAAATATGAACGAATTGAAATCGCGTTCAAATGCTGCAATCACGATGTCAACGAAGCAAGCTCGGCTCTGGAAGAAGCGATTGTCCTTGCTGCTCCTTAAGGATAGCGAAATGCGTCAAACATAGTGTGTATATCATAACAGAGTTTAGAGAAGACGCAGTGTACAGTTAGGTTTTATTTATAGTCCATAGATAATGTAATTAGCTAGGTTTTTAAGCTTGGGCCTTTTCTTGAAGTTTAAAGTGCATTAAACATTAAGAGTGGGTCCAATTTTATAGATGTTCAGCTAGGCGTATTAACCACAACTATTCGAATAAATTTGCagttaataaatcatttttttaatggataattttttcttgaaatggaattaatattttttaatttaattttggatttatttctgATTACTTACCTTACAAGTTTTTGTTTGAATCATCTTATTAcataatgtataatattttaatacttcaAGAAAACTGATAAGTTTGTTTTGATAAGTTTGTAACgtctaattattttatatattatattcaatacgTTAAGAAAACTGAGATCTCTATAAAATAAAGTCTCcctataaaaattattaaatgatacttttataaaatgttgcctgtcatttctttaaattttaaatattaataagcaAACGGAAACCTTTATATAcattatgtataatattttaatacgtTAAGAAAACTGATATTtctatgaaatatgtatagtatcagttattaattttttaattttgcgtatcatttctttaaattttaatgattaacacctaaatttttattttatttcatatttctatatttgtgTGGTAAGAAAACGGAAACCTTTataaaagttatatatatGATTCATATTGAAAACGATTCTTCTCTggtaaaatgaataatttattttgaggCTATTAGAAAACGGAAACCTTTATAAAAGACATTAAGCCTCTggtaaatttcataatttatttcgaGACTATTAAGCTTGGAAATCAGGGAAAAATGTGGGTTGATTTTGAGTTTGTATTAGGACTAGATATCTTTATTAGAATTTGTAGAAAAAGTTAAGCTTGGAAATTCTGGGACACGTGTGTAACTCTTTAAAGTTGAACACTATATCTATACTGAAAGTTAGCTTCCCTTCCGCTTGTTTTCTCCACTTGTTCTCTCTCCATTTGCCTTGTTTATGTTTCCACGCGACAGCAATGTGACGTTGCCCTTGACCGTGGCATAAAGATGCGACTGCTGCGCTTTGACATTGAGGCAGGGCCAGGGTTGGGTGGAGTTCGACAGAGGGTTGTGGGGTGTGGTGAGGTTTGGTTTGCTTCGTTTAGAAAATGGCAACAGGAATGTGCGCAACAAAACAGAAATGCCAAGAAATAAGACAAACATAAaggcaagcacacacacacacacaatgatactcacacacacaaacgcagcGAGATGTAAATGACGCTGACGCTGCCAACTCGTTGACTTTGTCGccgccaacaacaaatacagcGACAACatcgacgacaacaacaacgacgacgatgacgatgacgatgatgacgacccATATCCACACATATTAGAGACTGTTCCCTGGCAAGCAATAAAGTGGCGTCTCTGTCTGGCCAGAGTGTGAAAAGAGTGGAGCAAGCGGGGGGCGAGGGGAAGCACCTTCGATGCCACTTAGCATGCAACAATGTGCAAAGACTTTTGGCTCACAATTATCAAGGCAGTAGTGCGACTCATAGaagactctgactctgactctccGCTATCCTTCACCCCCTTCCTTCCTCTGAGCCACCCCCTCTTCCTGGTCACGTCGTAGTCGCTTTTGTGGCCCACTTGGAAATCACTTGCGCTTTTTTATGCATtcatcaaaatgaaaacaatacgAGCGCAAACTCATAAAAAGAATCCCAAGTCTGAAAGGCATGACTAAAACTGCTTACTTGGCTATTTTTTATACGACTTATAGATACTCTGTTAGCAGGTGTTATTCAAAAGAATTcgcaataaattaatgaaaggACAATTTTTATTCTAGAGAATCTAAACATTACATTTCttaagtaaaaattaaattgtaaaaacaattttagtattaaaacaaaaattaaagtatagaattaaaaatacatgaaataaatataaatataaacattaataaaaattaaaaaaaatcactaTTTTACATAGCAAAAGTATAATATAACAATGTGTACTTTTGATACGTAAGATTAAAGAATAGCTAAGCAATCAagaaatttctgtttttaaagaaaattaaaaaaataactgaaattttttaaataaaaatcataattcCTTTTTAAATGAAACCAATCCTAAGGAAAAGtttcttttataaattgttttcttaaataatCTAATTATCTAAGAtctattaaattgttattacattatatactttgaaattattaacatCAATCGTCAACAACAGATTCAAATTTGATAGATATTTTTCATGCGCTAATCATCAACACTTTCCATTACTTCTACGATAGGgtatgcaaaaaaataaaaacagaactCACTGGAGTTTGTGTTTGGATTGTGGAAGGCGGGCTCGGCTTGGAAGGAAAGGGgcttggtttattttttttttttctgttgcctGTGCTTTTGTCTGCAGTTGGAAGCAGCCGggcaaaaggcaaaaccaCAAAACTAAACACGAACTGAATGCAAAATTCGCAACCATGCGTCATTAAACCTCAAGTGGCTGAGGGGCAATGGAGTGGAATGGGAAGGAAGGAGAGccagagaggaagagaggaaGGCAGCTAAGAGGAATTGCTGCCGTTTCGGGGCACGCTTCGCCGAACGGTCATTAAGTGAGTCAGTCAGTTGGCAGTTCGAACTTCGAAGTTGCGACTGTGAATTGACCAGTTGCCAATgaaaacaagagagagagaaagagagagagagagaaggagacggagacggagccAGATAAAGAGATGGAGACTAGCTTCAGCATTTACGCCTACGCAGACAACgtattaaactttttttttcctttggTACGGCACCTCGTGtagaaaaagaagagaagtGGGAGAGCATGACTTGTAAGAGAGGATGGAGGCCGGCAAGGGGCAATTTAGGCAGGCCTAACGTCTGCGCTCGTTAAAAACAATCAACTTACAGAATGGGGAAGAGCGAGAGGGGGAACATGTGACCAGCCTCTGGTCGTTAAGCAGTAGCTGTGAAGGCGACGCTTAGTCATTAAAATCTATCTCTATATTGCACACTTAAAaacagctgtgtgtgtgtttgtgtgtgtgaaaatgtTGAAGAGTCTGTAAACAGTCCTTGGGACTGGGGCAACTCAGATACGAGCAGTAGATCCATGCAATGATGATAGTCAAGCCTTGTTACGGCTTAAATTAaggctgtttttttttagtagttGAACTTTGTGGCACCTAACGAACAAGCAAGGAAATACCGTATTCCTAAGCTACAGGTAAAGTTGGGTACAATTTTTGAAGATAGAAGAAGGTCTAAGACTAAAAACTAGTCTTTTCTTAACCATGACAAATGGAAcactattaaaataatgttgatAACGACTTAGTATCGAAAAGCTTCACTATACattgattaatattaaaatgtgtaCCTTTACTATGATTAGGATcctaattttcaatttttatactatcccataatactaataataaaaacaccCAGTTTGAAAACAATGTGTAACTTATATTAATACAATACACATAGTAATAAgttgttgtttaatattaaacaagAAATACATTCtatcatattatatacatagtctttaatttaaatttgagattatttcaaaatttcatCTGAATCACAAGTGGCGTATACGAAATATTCTTACTGTACTCAACCGGATATTAATCTAATCAACTAATCGTAAGTCTCTTTGGCTTCGGCAGTTGCTCTTAGAGAGCTTTAAGAACTTAAGACGAGTAACtatattttgctgttgccatttttgatttgctttggctgctttaCTTTGCAGCGCATTAAACTTTCAATCAAGCTTTGCTCTCTTTGGCCTCTCAATGCACAAATCCCTAATAAAAGCTTTTAGCTGTCGCTTTGCTcatgtttttttctctttttttgctgtagttgttgctgctgcttagtTGTGTTTGTAAATGCAAAGCGCAAGAAGCAGAGTAAAACGAAATATCCTTGAGCGTGATCATCAATCTTCTTTTTGTGCtgttgtcatttttttttttgctgctgcgccttttaataccctgtaatttaaaaacaaagtgAGGGTAgcttaattcaaaataactCTTCTTCTACATATTAATAATGCAAGAAATTAGACTActtatataacaaatttaatattgccCTCTtctaaattacaaaaaatagaaataagtaaataatttatgtatctGACTAAAATAACTCCAAATTAGCGAACAGGGTATTGCCATTTCGCTCTGTTCTATTAGCTacattcttacttgttttgtatgTCACTCACTcaccatacacacacatactatagTAGTTTTTTTCCaggcatttttattgcttttgtgCCAAACGGCAGACGCCGCGTTGCCAACTCCCCCACAGGCGGCTGCCCAAgcattgcaacaacaaaagctctGCCAACTGCAGTtagtcgttgccgttgtcgtcgttgttgctgtgtggtgttgttattgttgttgctttgctcgTTTTTTGTGGATTTCACTTTTTTAgtcatttccatttattttatttgcaattttgacTTGAACTTTTTTAGCTTCCCACACTGCACACTTCCTTCCCCCTGGCAACCAATGCAGTCCACCGCTACCTTCAGCAGACGAGACATAAGAGCGAGCGAGGCGAAGAgcgcatttcatttgttgttttatttatttgtagtggagtgtatgtgtttgtatgtttgtttgtgtatgttgGCGATGCAATGACCTCGAACTTCGTTTGCTGTGCATCtttgaattgttgttttttatttttgcatttggttGCTGGGCTATTTATTGGCTTTTGGCTGCGGCTTCGTCCGTTTCGTTTAGTTGGTCAGTTAAAATGCCTCAGCGAGTAGGTGGAACGTGGTGGATGTTGAGTGGATTGTGGGGCAAAGGTGGCGCACAAAGTGTAACTAAGTTTTTATCTCTTACACTTTTCTGCCTCATTGGAAAGTTCAATTGACATGACTTAAGGTGCGAACTGTTGGCGACGCTCTCTTTTTTTCGCCTGCTCTTTAATAAAAGTTTGACACAAAACTTTAGCTGGACCcagttatatgtatgtgtgtgtgtacaactACTGCAATTGCACTGTGCGTGCGCCAGAGCGAGACGAAGATTGTGGGCAGCGGGTGTGCAAGTCAAAAGAATATTTGGATTGTACTTTTGGCAGCTGTCCGCCGCCACAGAGAGACTgtgagagagaaggagagagtgGTCTGAGTACTGGCGATAAAAATAGACTAAACGAACGGTCAAATTATGCTGgcaagttttgcattttgtaaagttttcgcagtgcaaatttgcaaacttCCAACTTATAACTTATTTTATGGTATTAAGTTCTTACAGTGCAATGCACTGCACCGCACTGTACACTCTTCATCTCGCTCTAGCCCACTTTTTatcattgccaaaaactaaatcGCATGCGgcgtttcattttttgttttcttcttttggtTGCCCACAcaagaaatcaataaaacgCTACTGctcaacacacacgcatacagtGACAAATACGAGCTGGCATTACAACTACTACAAATGCAACTAGATACACACAGACGCAGACAGATTTACTCAACCCTTTACACCGACAGCAATAAAAACTGCAATAATATTTGTCAGTatgcatgtgagtgtgtgtgcaaaaaagAAACTCCACTGacgcagcagccgctgctcCAAACGAATTGACTCTTTTGCGCTCGCTCTcccatttacacacacacacacgagcaAACGTCCCCCAGCTGCACTCGTAAAGCGCTCTCCAACTGGTTCGCTCGCGTGCAGTCGCTGCGCTTCTGCCGCCGCGTCGTagacgtcgacggcgacgtcgtcgtcagcTGCGACGGCATTCTGCGGCTGCTCTCGAAATCTAAATTTCAAGTTCGTCTCCTGCAATTTATCAGAGAGTTTTGCTGCGTTTTGCACTTTTTGGCCCAACTTCGGATTTGGTTAGCCCTCTTCATAAGAGCACTTCAAAACAACtcagccaccgccaccgccgacGCCGCCGCCCTCGTTTTGGCCAGCTTCGCAGTCGGTTAATTTCTGCATCTATGCTGTGGGCTCGCTTTTATGGGCAAGCGCAGAGCAGAGAATTAAAAAACGAGCGCGCGTCGCACGTCGCAACCTTCCAAAAACTCACAACTCTCGTTCTGGTTGAAAATGAAACCggatttctttttgattttgttgtttgtgcccTCTCGGTATTTTTGTATTCCCACCAAACCCATCAGATAAAGGGGTATTATAGCTTAGTGCTAACTGGCAATTTAAAGCTCACATCTGTCTGACCGTCTGATTAAATACCTAGAACTCAGACACTTCGAAGCTTTGGCAAAGTATTCAATCTTTCAGGAATTCATAAGAGCTCTGTAACGGGTATCTTAAAGTCGAGCACAGCCGACTTTGCCTTTTTCTCCATTTTTTAGAAGTTTGTCTTGAGCCTTTTTGCCTCTTTTTCATATTTGACTGAGTTTTTGGAATGCagttttattgtatttcaccttatttcagtttattttgttctttgttgcaatttgcttttaagagtagttcttttaattttatttttcttttttggtcaGCACTCGCAGCTTAATTCACAGAGTTTCcgtgtagtatttttgcatatcCACGTAGTAGACgggttttgtttctttttgttttctcattcgaaaataaaagaaaatcactttttttgtataactttgttttggtttttgaaaTGAAACTGGTTTTCCTCTCCGCTTCGCAAGAGATTTCTTGAATGGTTCAGACAAAACAGCTGAATGGCGGCTATTTCTGGATTACTATCTAAGGGCGTTActttgttctgttctgttctgtttcgtttttccttttgctacgATTATCTCGGTTTAGCGTAAACGCGCCTTAAGGAATCAGATATGAATGAAAAAGCTTTTTCTATCTTTTTGTTTCCTTGTTGCTTTCATCTTTGATGCGGCCAAGCGATTTAACTGCTTGGTAACTTCATCTCTGGTTGGCCCTTTCTTTATTGGCTTTGCTACTCCTCAGCTTCCCTAGAGGGTTTGTCCCCTTTGGAGCCTAGGGATTTTCACTTTACTCAGCTGCATTTCCTCTTAAAATGCACTTGAAGAATAACAAAAGTACAAGTTACTGTTAAGAGCTTtgtgaaaaaagaaatagctAAATATTTGACTTGCATGAAGAGgaataattttgattaactTGGGAATTGAGAGCTTAACATATGTCGGAGAGTAAGTAATGCAGATTCGACACACTGACGTCACTGCGCAGCTGTGCGTGCGTCTCGGCACATTGCTGCGTAGTTGTAGgtgcactttggcattttggcaatgCGTAGTTGCTTGTGCGTTTCGGCACATTGTCACTGCGTAATTAAGAGTGTGCATGTTAGATTGCATCATTCTTCAATTGCGCTTTGTCGGTTGTCcgcattttgtcgctttgccaaGTACAGTTATTGCGGGGCGACAGCGTTGAGACGCTGTCGCCGAGTGTGGTTCGATGGCTATGGCGTAGACAGTAAAAGGATCGAGCGGGCAGTGTGCTCGTAGAATCGCCTGTGAGAGCATCGAAACTCGCTTCGCGATAATGAATAAACAGACTTCGGTAGAACAGACTCCGACACATATTTACAACTCAAGTACAGCGGAtcatattaaacaattttcttgCGACTTGAAAAGTTAGAAAAgctcaatttattattattttttgtctaTATTTCTTTACAGTACATCTTGACTTAACCTTAAACTTTATATTAAcctttataaattttcttcattATTCAATATGCCATATGAAACAcgataaataaatcttttctatattttccTATTATGGAACATGACTTGTCTTCCAATACATCCCATAATCCAAACTGTCAATGCACATTCCtaagaatttatttctataatattcttaaatccTCATTCTAGCCTCAAGCCTAAAGATGCCTTTCGTTTAGGTATTTAGTAATAGTTTACAATAATCTCGACTTTAATAAAGTCAATTATCCCAATTaaccaactttttttttaaatttttttattatacaccaagacttttttttgtatgatcTCAACCacaatcaatatttttaatttaaatctatattatttatatattatttagtttttagtcccgtaatttatttttcgttgAACACCAAAGACATTGAAGCATGTTGCTGTTTATCTTTTAGTTGATCCTGCCTTGAACGCGATCCTGAGATACGATTGATGTCGACGCTAAAGAGCTGGAAATTAACGTCCAACTTGCGCACATTCAGAGTGACAATGATGCAATAGAGAAGCAGGAAGAGATGCTTAGCACGCAGCACATAAGAGGCGCCCATGTTACTAGGAAAGAGAGGAGCATCCCAAGCACAGTCGTAGAGAAAGTATGCTCCATCATTAGCACTATAGCCAAAGGCGAGATAATGCTGCTGACACTCGAGGATGCCGAGCTGGAAACGTGTGAAGAAATAGTTGAGGGACTCAAAGAGTCCCATATTCCGAGCACTTGGTGAATTGTACAGCTGTCCAAAGCAGTCTAGCTGACCATGAACCATGAAACGAATGTCCAGGAACTCGCAGTCCAGCGAGAGATCAGACAACTTCAAATATGAGCCATTAAATCTGCGCTGCTTAAGACTCTCTCTGTAGTATTTATCCCCATTGAGCACAATGGCATCGAGTAACTTGGGTGTCCAATCCTTGAGGTCACGAAACGCGCTCGCTGCACAACAAGCGACCACACAACAAGCCAAAGTCTGACGACCCCTCGACTGTGCCTCAAAGCAGTTGGCACTCGGGTGAAGGCCACCCCAAAGGGACCAGAGATGCTCACTGATCTCCACATCATAATTATACCACTTGCTCTCCGCTCTCAACTGTCTGATGACTCCCTCCAGGTTCCGGCTGAGTCTCCGACTCCAGATGGGCAACCCAGCTGGCGGATTCAGCCAGATTCGTGTCTCGCATCGCGCTGCCAAAGGTGAATTGCGATGCACTTCCCTTAAAATACCTGCGATAATGCTCGATGCTCCGCTGCTTTGTTTGTGAAGCATCCTTGTGCACCTTTGGACACTCCTGCAACAGAATTAACTTGCGCCTCACGGGTTGCTGCAGCGGATTTCGCTCGGTACAGTAGGCACTCGGTAACAGTTCACGCACGAAGTTGGGCGTGTATCGCGAAGACATTGCGAAGGCGGTTTTGCATTACAAAATTTTGACAAATTTCACAtgggacaaaaaaaaagggtacggtaaaaattcaaataactgCAGAGACTAAAAATGGactactaaatttaaaaaaataaatatatttttaactattgtgtacttaaaaataatttctgaGTTTAAACATATAGACTACTAAGAAAATAATTGTCAactagaaaaataaaagatatctataactattataaatttgcaaatattatataaaaatcagAGAAATCTTCCATGAGCACAAAATCTATTCCAATTTTTTGCTCAGACACTAttgtttttaatcatatttatttttgaaatcattaaaattatacgtaaaataaaaatgtaatattcaCTTACCATCCAATCCCATCATGAAtgcatttttacaaattatttaaaaattactcTTCTGCTGAATAGtacataaattttgcattcatttatttattgtaataatatttatgcttctctttttggtattttaaagaaaaccataatattaatacatctaattaaataatatccTTTCTGATAAATACTTAGGATCCAAtccaaaaatcaacaaattctATTTAAGAAATCCTTAATaccaaaatgaataaatttttaagaaatatttaaaaattactactactactactactgtTCTACTTTATAGTACATTCACTCTTATTcatttaaagtataaattcatattttgatttacatttcattacttataaagaaaagaattatAAGGAATTATATACATGTTTTCCAAAACTAAGAAATTACAGAAAATTCTCTTCTGCTACAGAAACTTTCATTACGATCCAATCCCATACTATTTGAagaatcattaaaaaatacttttcttttttgtagtGCTCCATTAATATCCCATTCAAAGCCTCAACTCCCATCTTCAGAAGAAATCGCAAAGCATTTACCacataatttgaaatacttgagaatttattaaataacgtTTATCGGCCATCAGTTGACAGACGaagagacagacacacaaatTTTGACTTGGCCACAC
This is a stretch of genomic DNA from Drosophila albomicans strain 15112-1751.03 chromosome 3, ASM965048v2, whole genome shotgun sequence. It encodes these proteins:
- the LOC117568206 gene encoding uncharacterized protein LOC117568206 encodes the protein MLHKQSSGASSIIAGILREVHRNSPLAARCETRIWLNPPAGLPIWSRRLSRNLEGVIRQLRAESKWYNYDVEISEHLWSLWGGLHPSANCFEAQSRGRQTLACCVVACCAASAFRDLKDWTPKLLDAIVLNGDKYYRESLKQRRFNGSYLKLSDLSLDCEFLDIRFMVHGQLDCFGQLYNSPSARNMGLFESLNYFFTRFQLGILECQQHYLAFGYSANDGAYFLYDCAWDAPLFPSNMGASYVLRAKHLFLLLYCIIVTLNVRKLDVNFQLFSVDINRISGSRSRQDQLKDKQQHASMSLVFNEK